The Erwinia billingiae Eb661 nucleotide sequence ATCGACGGCTTTAACCACGCCGAATTGCTTGGTGATATTTTTCATCTCTAAGAGAATAGCCATTCTGTCCTCCCGTTATTTCGCTGCGGAGGGTTCAATTTAATTCGGCTTTTTTATGGAATCCGTCAGCGATAATGGTACTGTCGATATTCGATTTATTGACCGAAATCGGCGTTAATAACCAGGACTTCACCTCTTTAGCGCCATTATTTAATGTGGCATTACTTTCTGGCTGCTGGCCCGAACCTAATTGCACCGCAATTTTCGCCGCGTCATCGGCCAGCTTGCTGATCGGTTTATACACCGTCATGGTTTGGGTGCCCGCCTCAATGCGTTTCACCGCCGCCAGGTCTGCATCCTGCCCCGAGATCGCCACTTTCCCCGCCAGCCCCTGGGCCGATAACGCCTGAATCGCCCCGCCCGCGGTCGCATCATTCGACGCCACCACCGCATCAATGTGGTTATTGTTGGCGGTCAGCGCATTCTCCATAATCTTCAGCGCGTTCTCTGGCAGCCAGCCGTCGACCCACTGATCGCCCACCACTTTGATTTTCCCGCTATCGATCAGCGGCTTGAGCACGGTCATCTGCCCCTGACGGAACAGCTTGGCGTTGTTATCCACCGGCGAGCCGCCCATCAGGAAGTAATTCCCCGTAGGCACGCGCTGTACCAGGCTTTGCGCCTGCAGCTGCCCGACCTTTTCGTTATCGAAAGAGATATAGAAATCGATGTCGGCGT carries:
- the xylF gene encoding D-xylose ABC transporter substrate-binding protein gives rise to the protein MKFKHLLLSACALLVLASQPGYSKEIKIGMAIDDLRLERWQKDRDIFVKKAESLGANVFVQSANGNEETQMAQIENMINRGVDVLVIIPYNGQVLSNVIKEAKREGIKVLAYDRMINNADIDFYISFDNEKVGQLQAQSLVQRVPTGNYFLMGGSPVDNNAKLFRQGQMTVLKPLIDSGKIKVVGDQWVDGWLPENALKIMENALTANNNHIDAVVASNDATAGGAIQALSAQGLAGKVAISGQDADLAAVKRIEAGTQTMTVYKPISKLADDAAKIAVQLGSGQQPESNATLNNGAKEVKSWLLTPISVNKSNIDSTIIADGFHKKAELN